One part of the Flavobacterium johnsoniae UW101 genome encodes these proteins:
- a CDS encoding ATP-grasp domain-containing protein has protein sequence MLENIIEEYTILSDKFSKFRYNDQFPSRIDTNDESVPEVFKNYEYPVTSWPILINKEMTEQLNELSHRLPKLLNKIPSLYFNNDIKKIAEFYFDGNEILAEFGMMCHEKNIEVGCRLDLTYTEDGFKVLEANMGSSLGGWQIHSLESVIRRNHPELSDEDKSDNYKTRNTLKIYMEYLIEQIRKQVGRDKKKLNLFIDMRDIETVDREKNLSFFDNFYRQELKNQGLEGQAYSANINSLELIDGDLYFEDTVIHGVIILALDVEITPAIFRAFIMDKIYFPDHVGLRMLGDKRNLAILRELAQSGKFSARDNELMLSHIPWTSPVENKTTIFKGVEYNLSQLLKKNKSRFVIKAARGYQGKDVFIGKFTNTDEWEEVLEKALENGAFIAQEFSDSVDFAAPNRHNEWTPHKLIWGAFGFGDFYGGVWVRMSEVKTDVGVINSATGAVEAIVFEIL, from the coding sequence ATGCTAGAAAATATAATAGAAGAATATACGATCCTTTCGGATAAATTTTCAAAATTCAGATACAATGATCAATTTCCTTCAAGGATTGATACTAATGATGAATCAGTTCCTGAAGTTTTCAAAAATTATGAGTATCCTGTTACATCATGGCCCATACTCATTAATAAAGAAATGACTGAACAGCTAAATGAGCTTTCTCATAGACTGCCAAAACTGCTGAATAAAATTCCGTCTCTATATTTTAATAATGACATAAAAAAAATTGCTGAATTTTATTTTGATGGGAATGAAATACTTGCCGAATTTGGAATGATGTGCCATGAAAAAAACATTGAAGTTGGGTGCAGATTAGATTTGACTTACACAGAGGATGGCTTTAAAGTTTTAGAAGCCAACATGGGATCTTCATTAGGAGGATGGCAGATACATAGTTTGGAATCTGTCATTAGAAGAAATCATCCTGAGTTGTCAGATGAAGATAAATCAGACAATTACAAGACAAGAAATACTCTTAAAATTTACATGGAATATCTTATTGAACAGATCAGAAAACAAGTAGGAAGAGACAAAAAGAAGCTCAATTTGTTTATTGATATGAGAGATATTGAAACTGTAGACCGAGAGAAAAACTTATCTTTTTTTGACAATTTCTACAGACAGGAATTAAAGAATCAAGGATTAGAAGGTCAGGCATATTCGGCTAATATAAATTCGTTAGAACTTATCGATGGGGACTTATATTTTGAAGATACGGTTATTCATGGAGTTATAATTTTAGCATTAGATGTAGAAATTACTCCTGCAATTTTCAGGGCATTCATAATGGATAAAATATATTTTCCAGACCATGTAGGTTTAAGGATGCTTGGCGATAAAAGAAATTTGGCCATATTGAGAGAATTAGCTCAGTCTGGAAAATTCTCAGCAAGAGACAATGAATTAATGCTTAGCCATATTCCCTGGACTTCGCCAGTTGAAAACAAGACTACTATTTTTAAAGGTGTAGAATATAATCTTTCACAATTACTCAAAAAAAATAAAAGCAGATTCGTGATAAAAGCCGCAAGAGGATATCAGGGAAAAGATGTTTTTATTGGCAAATTTACCAATACGGATGAATGGGAAGAAGTGTTAGAAAAAGCTTTGGAAAATGGTGCTTTTATAGCTCAGGAGTTTAGTGATTCTGTTGACTTTGCAGCTCCCAATAGGCACAATGAATGGACTCCGCATAAACTTATCTGGGGAGCATTTGGATTTGGAGATTTTTATGGAGGCGTCTGGGTGAGAATGTCAGAAGTAAAAACAGATGTTGGTGTTATTAATTCAGCTACAGGTGCAGTAGAAGCAATTGTATTTGAGATTCTTTAA
- a CDS encoding serine hydrolase domain-containing protein yields MKFKLLAFLSLLSGSLFSQEMNKKIDEYINYIETNNGGIGSLSIYKNSQEVYNRSFGQDKLIGVHYNKNTEYHIASVTKMVTAILVFKLIENDKLKLDTKLSDFYPEIPNSKVITIKNMLEHTSGLGNFAIKDGVVWVTQKVSEQEVFDEIKRQGVSFQPNEKVVYSNSAYLLLRMIIEKIYNTPYNKIVEQEIIKPLKLKNFASVKSNPKNTFNSYKFTENWTEIKDIEYSNVIGVGDISSTTKDMNILINNLFQNKLVKRETLEIMKPIGKDEWGRGLALYPFKENIFYGHSGDVLGSHSIALYNEKDKISISYSTNGERIPTNTFIEVLINIIYDKEFKLPEIK; encoded by the coding sequence ATGAAATTCAAATTATTAGCTTTTTTATCGCTATTATCTGGAAGCTTATTCTCTCAAGAAATGAATAAAAAAATAGATGAATATATTAATTACATAGAAACTAATAATGGCGGAATTGGCAGCTTGTCAATATATAAGAACTCACAAGAAGTTTATAACAGAAGTTTTGGACAAGATAAATTAATTGGTGTACATTATAACAAAAATACGGAATATCATATTGCTTCTGTAACGAAAATGGTTACCGCGATTTTAGTTTTCAAATTAATAGAAAATGACAAATTAAAATTAGATACTAAATTATCTGATTTTTATCCAGAGATACCTAATTCAAAAGTGATAACAATTAAAAACATGTTAGAGCATACAAGCGGATTGGGAAATTTTGCAATAAAAGATGGTGTTGTCTGGGTAACCCAAAAAGTAAGCGAACAAGAAGTTTTTGACGAAATAAAAAGACAGGGTGTAAGTTTTCAGCCAAATGAAAAGGTTGTCTATTCAAACTCTGCATACCTTCTATTGAGAATGATAATTGAAAAAATATATAATACACCTTATAATAAAATTGTTGAACAGGAAATAATAAAACCTTTAAAACTTAAAAATTTTGCGTCAGTAAAATCAAATCCAAAAAACACTTTTAATTCCTATAAATTCACAGAAAACTGGACTGAAATTAAAGATATTGAATACTCTAATGTAATAGGCGTTGGAGACATTTCAAGTACGACTAAAGACATGAACATTTTAATTAATAATTTGTTTCAGAACAAATTAGTGAAAAGGGAAACTTTAGAAATCATGAAACCCATTGGAAAAGATGAATGGGGAAGAGGTTTAGCGCTGTACCCTTTTAAGGAGAATATTTTTTATGGACATAGCGGCGATGTACTTGGTTCTCATTCAATAGCTTTATATAATGAGAAAGATAAAATATCCATATCATATTCTACAAATGGAGAAAGAATTCCCACTAATACTTTTATAGAAGTCCTGATAAATATTATTTACGACAAAGAGTTTAAGCTGCCTGAAATTAAATAG